A region of the Phaseolus vulgaris cultivar G19833 chromosome 11, P. vulgaris v2.0, whole genome shotgun sequence genome:
AAGAATACTTCTTCATCAAGAGACAATGGATATAATTAATGCTCATCACATTTTCAAGAGAGAGTTATAATTCCAAGACTTTTGGAATAATTatcattgaatatattcaatgggTCAGTTATAATtaagactttttttttgttaatgatGGTAGTTATGGCTTCAACTATATCATTGTTTCTAGAGTATGACTTTTTGATAATTAAATTGTTAGGATGACATGCCTTTATTCTTTTTGAGCATTTATTGgtttataaaaatacaattatttttcattgtttttaGTATAGCTTCCATCTTGCAATCTGCTACGACATCATAGTTTTGTTGGGGTTGGCCATTCCATGATGCTAACCaggattttaaaatatttattgtaacaTAAAAGAGTGAGTTAAGAATTTTAGAGAATAGTGAGAAAAAATAGCCTAAATTTGGATGATGCACAACTTAACCCTAGTACCTTGCACAGGTGAATGAAATCAGTAAAATCCATAAAATCGTGCTTCAGCCAATAAATCatttatgaaagaaaagaagTAGTCTCTTGCCACAAAAAAAGAGGCAATAATAAACACTTGCAAAACATTTATTTCATTACTTTAATTACAGAACTAGAATTGCTTTAGCATCTCCAGACACTAACTCTATGATTCTTTATTTGGAGAACTAACTTTTACCGTAGGAAAATATATCCTAACTCTGTTTTATGTATCTTTAAGCAAAACCAACACGTACATACAGATAAATATACTAGAATTTTCACCCCTCCTTCCAATTAATCAATATTCTATATATCGTTAACCAGTATAAGTTGGTTCAAGTAAAATGGAGTGCAAGCATCATTATGAAGGAAGAACTCGTCTAAAGTGGTGTATTTAACGTCAGGATATAGCATTGAAGCTTCAACTCCAAATGAAGGCTTAatttcatagtttgtgtgatctCCCTTCACATATGCAGAGTGGCAAATTGACAGACCCATGTTGATGGGGAATGAAGATTCTACAAGAACAAGAAATTGCAATTATCAGCACAAACACATATTTAGAAGCCCTTTGCGCAATAATTTCAAGCTAACCAAAGAACATGATTTTTGTGAAGTGAAAGAAGCAAGTTCACCATACGTTTCTTTCAACTAATAGGACACATGTCGAACATGCACTATAATTCACTTGACACTAACCTTTAATACACTTCAAAACTTTATCTTCTGTTACATAGACTCTCTTGAGAATTTCACTGTGATGCTTCTCCCAGAGAGATACAAGGTCATTGTATGACAAGGTGTTACCATGTGGTCGGACATAGAGAATTTTGTTTAAGGTTCTTGGATCATCAACGCTTCTAATGGTGTAAGTGGCAACATCCTCTTCCGTATTAAGAACAACTGTAAATGAAACAAAAGTTAATAGGTAGATTTGTGATATATAAACTCTTAATCCAAATGAAAATCAGGGTGTGCAAAAGAATCAAAACAAAccacacaaaaaaaatcaaatcgtGTGAAAAAGTGAATCAAATCGTAATTTGTATCAAAACATAGACTGCTCCATGCATGCATGCATAAAAGTGTGTTTACGTGCCTTTGGTGTTTCCATCTCCAAGAATAACAACAGTATCAATTGGGGGTGTTAGGCCACGAAGATGTGACCAAGTGGGTAGGAAGTGTCCAGTGAAAAAGTTGGCCACCACATAGGTATAAGGAATTCCTTCAGCCTCAATGGTTCGACGAATTTGAACTTTAGTGTCAAATAGCTTGTGTCCTTCGTCTACAGCATGAGTTCGATCCACATCATTTCCAAATTCTGAAGGAAAAAACCTCTGCAAATAAATAACTATATGACAACAACTCCAACATATATTTGTTTGTCACGGAGAAAGACAACCACAATACTTTTTTCCAATGATAATTAAGGTAAATGACATTGAAGTACACTATTGCCAAATCCATCTAAAagtcaaaattgaaaatcatttCTTATTATATCAAACCTAGCTAACCAAATTACTCTGTGACAATGACAGTTTCATGAAACTTCCAATCACAAAGTTATAAGCATAATCTTGGTTTGCATGTTTGGTGCAAACATGGAGAAAAACAagaacaataaattttttaggtACCTTAACATTTCCGGCTTCCTTAATAGCAGAAATGATCTTATATTGATCATCTAACTGCATGTGACTCACAGTAGATATTAccacactagtacaaaaaggtacattaacgacggttaaaaaGGACATATAAAGACGGTTTCCAAACTGTCGTTATTGCAGGCGTCGTTAAAAAGTAATCATTTTTAACGACGGTTGTtgaaccgtcgttatatgtgggacttttaacgacggttccacATATAACCGTCGTTGTATGTGggacttttaaagacggttccacatggaaccgtcgttatatgtgggtttaaaaaaaataaaaataaaataaaatctcaaacctgcataaaatatcaaattccaaaatataaaaacattttaaatcatattttaaatatgaaaaatatatacaacAAGTTATAACATTCTACAAAATGTTTTcctaataaatgaaaaaatataccATTATAATGATTTATCTctgttacaaaatattttgaccatgtTGCTTTCACATACTCCAATTCTTCTGAATCTAGCCTGTGTTGGTCGCTGAAAAACTgtacatttaaatttttttgaattagtaCATGAATAATAAAAGGAAACGACGATGGTTTGATGGTTTATGCCAATTAAAAACAATGAAATAACTTAATTGTCACAATTGAAATATCGAGTAACAAGATATTGAGATACTAAAATCAAACATtaattaatcaaaatataaatataaaagcaCAATAAACACGTAAGGAAAGGACGATGGTGGTCATCAAATATGGGACACGccactaaaaatataattacaaatagTAAACTATGATAATCAATGTGATTAGATCAAATATAAGCCGTATCAGGCACGctactaaaaatataattacaaatagTAAACCATGGGATATGATAATTTGATacttttgaaaattatagttcatttataattttttttattaattttttatttaataatttaaagtcCTTGAAAAACTCAACGTTGAATTGATCTAAATTACAAaacagtataaaaaaaataatcttttaaaaaaatatgaacttGTTAAGCTATGCAAATCGTTTCCCCGGttgatttcaattaaaaaagGAGTTTCTCTTAAATAAAGCCAAAATTGGAATCAATGGAAACATCTTATAATATCGTGAATTCCTATGATAGGAAATGATATATTACAAATATAGTGAATATCACATTATGTAATGAATAACGGCAGAGGTGTATTTTTACATCTTAACTTTTTATACTTCATCATACTGTTACAAAATATATGCATTCAATTCACAATTAATTGTAGATTTAAGTTATAAAAGAGTTGAAATTGTggtattaaaataatagaatatAGAATGGAATTGgtaaaataaaattgagaaagtaaatggattaaaaaagtgaaaatagtGGAAAAGATGATTAGTTTACCTGAAGAGAGAGACTTAGACCTAGAGTACCGGGCCACCACATCTCTGCCGGCTCCACCACGTACTTCTTCATTATCCTCGCCATCCATACCCTAACACCTACATTCATAACCATAGCTAATCCTTCAGTATTCAAAGAATAATGCAACACAATTTGTTTCAATCTTGACTCAAGTCTTATACATTTAACATTACCTGTGTGGTCAAGACCGGGAGCCAGCTAGACAATAATGTAATCCTTCTCCCATAAAACACGCGTATTATATCAACAATGCCAACGGCATAAACCGAACCACTCCCAAACGCGGAACCAGCATTCGCCAATATCGAAATCAGCACGTGCTCCTTTGTGTTGAAGGGGCCAGGGTTAAGTGAAAATTCTCTCCCTCAGATCTGAACCTTCGTTCCCGGGAGAACCTTCTCCATGAAGCACCCGATGGGAAGCGTCGCCACCTGAACTGATATCATCGTCACTGTGAGCGGCTGGCTCTGACACCCGAAGAATGTGTTCAAGAACGAGAGCAATACCACCGCCATGATCCCCATTAGTGCGGAACGTCCAAACTAGCTCATTCGGATTGTCTCGGTGGGGCAGAGGCGTGGGGCTCGGGGCTTGACAGCGCTGGCACGGGGCACAGTTGTAGTCACGGGTGGCGCGGTCGCGGTCACGGTCACGGGGTGGCACCGGCAGCGAAGGCAAAAGGGTGGCCTCTAAACTGTGTGTGTGAGAAGTGAAAGAAGAGGGAAAAgtaaaagtgaaaatgaaactgAAGGGGAGGCAAAGAGCTGgtctgaaaaaataaaaaaatctcacCTTTAACGACAGTCTTGTGAGAACCGTCGTGGAAGCCctacttttaacgacggttctggtGCGAACCGTGTTGTATCCTTGCACGCTCACATTTAACGACGGTTTAGGAAGAAACCGTCgttaaaaatgcaaaaaaatttaaaaaatttacggAACTGTCACCGCCTCACTTATTACGATGGTTGTTTTCAAACCGTCTTTAAAGAGTGTCGTTAATGAagtattttgtactagtgccACATCCACCTTCTTTATCGCCGCAAGCAAACTCTGATGATCACGTACATCTCCCTGTGTATACATGAAACCCACAATTAAACAACTAATTTAAGTACTTTGCCTAAAAAAACCTGATGCAGTAATCTtgaacaaaaacagaaaaagaaaaaagattaaGATTGAGCATGTAACAAATTTTTACGTACCAAAAGGAGGTTGACACCCAAGGTGTTGAATGTTTGAATGATGGATGATTTTGATGGATCAGAAAGAGTGGACTCTCGCACCAGAGCAAAGGTGGGGTGACCAGCCTTAGCACTTGCTTCCACTATGAACTTTCCCACAAACCCTGTTGCTCCAATTATCAGAATCTTGCTAGTGCCCACCTTTTCCATTGGAAATAAACAATGTT
Encoded here:
- the LOC137810330 gene encoding phenylcoumaran benzylic ether reductase Pyrc5-like, which codes for MSFLTVVNVPFCTSVVISTVSHMQLDDQYKIISAIKEAGNVKRFFPSEFGNDVDRTHAVDEGHKLFDTKVQIRRTIEAEGIPYTYVVANFFTGHFLPTWSHLRGLTPPIDTVVILGDGNTKVVLNTEEDVATYTIRSVDDPRTLNKILYVRPHGNTLSYNDLVSLWEKHHSEILKRVYVTEDKVLKCIKESSFPINMGLSICHSAYVKGDHTNYEIKPSFGVEASMLYPDVKYTTLDEFFLHNDACTPFYLNQLILVNDI